A window of the Leptospira brenneri genome harbors these coding sequences:
- a CDS encoding calcium/sodium antiporter produces MDAFLTATFQTLPLPVLLLIIIGSILVLGKAADVLVDEAVSLSTRWGVPKMIIGATIVSLGTTLPEVSVSVLSALDGNPGIALGNAVGSIICDTGLILGIAILISPPDIDKRLVNRQGWIQVLSGFLLVFAALPWSNLTSAFSTGGRIEQGTGFVFLLLLAVYIYFSIRWSRSKPGEVEAGIEATTEFDESPFWILFLKLVAAITLVILSSKVLIPSVQETAVRLSIPDSIIGATLVAFGTSLPELVTAIQASRRGHSELAVGNIIGADILNVLFVSGAAAAVTRGGLEAPVSFFTFYFPSMLIVLILFRLGIVFSKDKIKRPFGLFLLFIYVLATVAGFVFKG; encoded by the coding sequence ATGGATGCATTTCTGACTGCAACTTTTCAAACCCTTCCTTTGCCAGTTCTTTTGCTTATCATCATCGGTTCCATCCTAGTTTTGGGAAAAGCCGCTGATGTTCTAGTCGACGAGGCAGTTTCACTCTCTACCCGTTGGGGAGTTCCCAAAATGATCATTGGGGCAACCATTGTGAGTTTAGGCACAACCCTTCCCGAAGTTTCCGTATCGGTTCTTTCCGCCCTTGATGGAAATCCAGGGATCGCATTAGGAAATGCTGTGGGTTCGATTATCTGTGACACGGGTCTCATTTTGGGAATTGCCATCCTCATTTCTCCACCTGACATCGACAAACGACTTGTCAACCGCCAAGGGTGGATCCAAGTTCTTTCTGGATTTTTACTTGTGTTTGCAGCCCTCCCCTGGTCCAACCTAACATCTGCTTTTTCCACAGGCGGGCGAATTGAGCAAGGCACAGGATTTGTATTTTTATTACTCCTCGCAGTCTATATTTATTTTAGCATTCGTTGGTCTCGTTCCAAACCCGGAGAAGTAGAAGCCGGTATCGAAGCCACAACAGAATTCGATGAATCGCCTTTTTGGATTCTTTTCTTAAAACTCGTTGCTGCCATTACTTTGGTCATCTTATCGTCTAAAGTCCTGATCCCTTCTGTGCAAGAAACGGCAGTTAGACTATCAATTCCTGATTCTATTATTGGTGCGACGCTTGTTGCTTTTGGAACTTCTTTACCGGAACTAGTAACTGCCATCCAAGCCTCTAGACGAGGCCACTCGGAACTTGCTGTGGGAAATATCATTGGAGCCGATATTCTAAATGTGCTTTTTGTATCAGGTGCTGCAGCGGCCGTTACTCGCGGTGGGTTAGAAGCTCCGGTTAGTTTTTTTACATTTTACTTTCCGTCGATGTTAATTGTTCTCATCCTCTTCCGACTAGGAATTGTTTTTTCTAAAGACAAAATCAAACGACCGTTTGGTTTATTTTTACTTTTTATTTACGTCCTAGCAACTGTTGCTGGCTTTGTTTTTAAAGGGTAA
- a CDS encoding DNA-processing protein DprA → MVVSILGHPRISSFLRKTRVWRKFSNFLDLYHSLPSYFEEEFWNDCLQECISWEERKDPQWKLVHFYDPEFPKNLKEIYDPPLVIVCLGNLSLLQSQLVAIVGTRKSSPVSLVATKELVRLLSTNKNLAVVSGMALGIDRKAFLSALEFGVPVVGVLGTTLGIEYPPGNRDLYKRIKEDPNQLLLSEFLLKTEPAKWTFPKRNRVISGLVERVYIMESGRKSGTISTAYSAMEQNREIYVFDHPKQFDNEGGRFLLRQGAVPLFYTQEIKKEKVDSEIMSYEEWKEKRTIPSAMGRDGGLGFNFTL, encoded by the coding sequence GTGGTCGTTTCAATTTTAGGGCATCCGCGAATTTCTAGTTTTCTACGTAAAACAAGGGTTTGGCGTAAATTTTCAAACTTCCTAGATTTATATCATTCCCTTCCCAGTTATTTCGAAGAGGAATTTTGGAATGATTGTTTGCAGGAATGTATATCTTGGGAAGAACGTAAAGACCCTCAATGGAAGCTCGTCCATTTTTATGATCCAGAATTTCCTAAAAATTTGAAAGAGATTTATGATCCTCCTTTGGTCATTGTTTGTTTAGGGAATCTTAGTTTATTACAATCTCAATTAGTTGCCATCGTTGGCACAAGAAAGTCATCCCCTGTTTCCCTTGTTGCGACAAAAGAGTTGGTGAGGTTACTATCAACAAACAAAAATTTGGCGGTTGTTTCGGGTATGGCTCTTGGAATTGATCGTAAGGCATTCCTATCGGCATTAGAATTTGGTGTTCCCGTGGTAGGAGTTCTTGGAACCACTCTTGGGATAGAATATCCTCCTGGAAATCGTGATTTATACAAACGAATCAAAGAAGATCCGAACCAACTCCTCCTTTCTGAATTTCTTTTAAAAACAGAACCCGCTAAATGGACATTCCCCAAACGCAATCGTGTGATCTCTGGTCTTGTCGAGAGGGTGTACATTATGGAGTCGGGGAGAAAGTCGGGAACCATTTCGACTGCTTACAGTGCCATGGAACAAAATCGTGAGATTTATGTATTTGATCATCCCAAACAATTTGATAATGAAGGTGGGCGGTTCTTGCTACGCCAGGGTGCCGTTCCCTTGTTTTATACACAAGAGATCAAAAAAGAGAAAGTCGATTCTGAAATTATGAGTTATGAAGAATGGAAAGAAAAACGAACCATCCCTTCTGCAATGGGAAGAGATGGTGGGTTGGGTTTCAATTTTACCCTTTAA
- a CDS encoding DUF445 family protein → MDVAKLDAWYRRLLIIFSIIGGGFQLYYEGNVWVNAVFVILMAGMVGYFTNFLAIKMLFQPKHGKVLGWSGLVPKNKSKIAKSLGESIQSNLLHPDIILTYIYERNLVETGIQKIVKEIDEAIHNDEIRTVLVTKIISMLKERGPEILEVIFDFSEETMKKMAERPEEVQKLWDYTKERLTYYLTEETNREELGKQLRVVLLEEMPKLANLLNEGLEEYLKTRSTLGKIGIGVKKIFSFNEDAIRELLERFVKDPETSDQFMKMMDEMMGGLQERLNSKETQEFITGKISNWLDASGDYARQNLLPSGIERLQSYLDDPNNWEEIEKNFFRAVDWVKKRLLEFMNSEEGKVYLKTNIEKFVHNINVTALVEERVMALDTDDLEKMILDNTGGNLVVIQFLGGILGMIAGLIQVHIYFSVPVGALVLITYIAHYRNQKRIVVEGS, encoded by the coding sequence ATGGACGTTGCTAAATTAGACGCCTGGTATCGTAGACTACTTATTATTTTTTCCATCATTGGTGGAGGTTTCCAATTATACTACGAAGGTAATGTTTGGGTTAATGCGGTTTTTGTGATCCTTATGGCTGGAATGGTTGGATATTTCACCAATTTCCTAGCAATCAAAATGTTATTTCAACCTAAACATGGTAAGGTGCTCGGCTGGTCCGGCCTTGTTCCCAAAAACAAATCAAAAATTGCAAAATCTCTTGGGGAAAGTATCCAAAGTAATTTATTACATCCTGACATTATTTTAACCTACATCTACGAACGTAATCTTGTCGAAACAGGAATCCAAAAAATTGTCAAAGAAATCGATGAAGCCATCCATAACGATGAAATTCGTACGGTGCTTGTGACAAAAATCATTTCTATGTTAAAGGAAAGAGGACCTGAAATTTTAGAAGTCATCTTTGATTTTTCGGAAGAGACTATGAAAAAGATGGCGGAACGACCCGAGGAAGTTCAAAAACTTTGGGATTATACAAAGGAACGCCTAACGTATTATCTAACAGAAGAAACCAATCGCGAGGAACTGGGAAAACAACTCCGAGTGGTGCTTTTAGAAGAAATGCCTAAACTCGCAAACTTACTCAACGAAGGTTTAGAGGAATATTTAAAAACAAGAAGTACTCTTGGCAAAATTGGGATCGGAGTGAAAAAGATTTTTTCTTTTAATGAAGATGCTATCCGTGAACTTTTAGAACGTTTTGTCAAAGATCCAGAAACCTCAGACCAATTTATGAAGATGATGGATGAAATGATGGGTGGTCTCCAAGAACGACTAAACTCTAAAGAAACTCAAGAATTCATAACAGGAAAAATTTCCAATTGGTTAGATGCTAGTGGAGACTATGCAAGACAAAACCTTTTACCTTCCGGGATTGAAAGGTTACAATCTTATTTGGACGACCCCAACAACTGGGAAGAAATCGAAAAGAATTTCTTTCGTGCGGTAGATTGGGTAAAAAAACGCCTTCTCGAATTTATGAATAGTGAAGAAGGGAAAGTTTATCTCAAAACCAATATTGAAAAATTTGTTCACAATATTAATGTTACAGCTCTGGTAGAAGAACGAGTGATGGCCCTTGACACCGATGATTTAGAAAAAATGATTTTGGATAATACAGGCGGAAATCTAGTCGTAATACAGTTCTTAGGTGGAATTTTAGGAATGATTGCAGGACTTATCCAAGTTCATATTTATTTTTCCGTGCCTGTGGGAGCTCTTGTTCTCATTACCTATATTGCTCACTATAGAAACCAAAAACGGATTGTAGTAGAGGGATCGTAA
- a CDS encoding alpha/beta hydrolase translates to MKKLLYLIIICFNFLFLNCSSLYYHPTKETYFTPKQMGFSYTPVSITTKDGLKLNVWKIYSQKFEKPKAVILQFHGNGQNMSSHFISLVWLVNHGYELIVFDYRGYGESEGEPDPEDILEDSKLVLDFALKETKEKESKLIVYGQSLGGAVAMRAVADWEEKKEIVLFCIDGSFPSYREVAKQTMNHVLFPPIGNLFSWLFHDHTSPRDSIANLSPIPILIIHGTEDTVVFFENGKQIFGLAGEPKVFWEIRGGGHVDWMNLGQSKFAKDFLVLLNRHLY, encoded by the coding sequence ATGAAGAAGCTCTTATATCTTATCATTATTTGTTTTAATTTTCTTTTTTTAAACTGTTCTTCGTTATACTACCATCCAACGAAAGAAACATATTTTACGCCAAAACAGATGGGATTTTCTTACACCCCTGTTTCCATTACGACAAAAGATGGATTGAAACTCAATGTATGGAAAATCTATTCTCAAAAGTTTGAAAAACCCAAAGCGGTAATTTTACAATTTCATGGGAATGGTCAAAACATGAGTTCTCATTTTATATCTCTAGTTTGGCTTGTGAATCATGGTTATGAACTGATTGTTTTTGATTACCGAGGGTATGGTGAATCAGAAGGAGAGCCGGATCCAGAGGATATTTTAGAAGATAGTAAACTTGTATTAGACTTCGCACTAAAGGAAACCAAAGAAAAAGAATCAAAACTCATTGTTTATGGACAAAGTCTGGGTGGTGCTGTTGCTATGCGAGCTGTTGCCGATTGGGAAGAGAAAAAGGAAATTGTGTTATTCTGCATCGATGGTTCTTTCCCTTCCTACAGAGAAGTTGCCAAACAAACAATGAATCATGTTTTGTTTCCGCCGATAGGAAACTTGTTTTCTTGGCTTTTCCATGACCATACAAGTCCTCGTGATTCGATTGCAAATTTATCTCCCATTCCGATCCTCATCATTCATGGTACAGAAGATACGGTTGTATTTTTTGAGAATGGAAAACAGATTTTTGGTTTGGCTGGAGAACCGAAGGTTTTTTGGGAAATTCGTGGAGGAGGGCATGTTGACTGGATGAATTTGGGTCAGTCAAAGTTTGCCAAAGATTTTTTAGTTTTACTCAATCGGCATTTGTACTGA
- a CDS encoding GNAT family N-acetyltransferase has translation MSHSFRRLSESDLPLILQWESLCFPGEEWTDKMIQTHLEFHVAFGMGDQETKSYALVCETPWEIEIFRIATLPNYRKLGLAKELVFALFQEFPKKEFFLEVKESNTAAIRLYESVGFIELERRKKYYPDGSTAVLMKRNPDE, from the coding sequence ATGTCTCATAGTTTTCGAAGGTTGAGTGAATCAGATCTTCCCCTCATCCTCCAGTGGGAATCCTTATGTTTTCCTGGAGAGGAATGGACAGATAAAATGATCCAAACCCATCTAGAATTCCATGTGGCTTTTGGTATGGGAGACCAGGAAACAAAGAGTTATGCTCTTGTTTGTGAAACTCCTTGGGAGATTGAAATCTTCCGGATTGCAACACTCCCCAACTATCGAAAGTTAGGTTTAGCAAAAGAGCTAGTGTTTGCACTTTTCCAAGAATTTCCAAAAAAAGAATTCTTTTTGGAAGTGAAAGAATCAAATACGGCGGCCATTCGACTTTACGAGTCCGTTGGATTTATAGAATTAGAGAGACGTAAAAAATACTATCCGGATGGATCTACCGCTGTCCTGATGAAAAGGAATCCCGACGAATGA
- a CDS encoding valine--pyruvate transaminase has protein sequence MTPMTDSSTSLWATRLRQNQGIRSLMEDLGQVTGHPDEILLGGGNPAHIPEVEEIFAECFRILGEDPSLRSLLGDYQAPIGNDRFRSLAAEYLSPHFGSNLTKDQIAFFNGSQNAYSYLLNIHSGYMKDGSFKKILLPIVPEYIGYADQSIEENAFLAKNPEVIKTGNHRFRYALNKTDFDLSEVGSVALSRPTNPTGNVLSNADIDWMEERTKKKSIPLLIDLAYGNPFPNLIGSEDPINYNEGRTLSLSFSKIGLPGVRLGIIISNPETIEILSSYAAVGNLAVGNLGVYMMEILFQKNILPHLSKNILRPFYDKKRELAISIFESEFKKHGIDYEIHDPMGGFFLWIRFPSLSVSNHKLYHLCKDKRLFIVSGHYFFPGLNSDFSHTKDCIRLTYCRKEEELARGAHILAEIVASHQAKSQ, from the coding sequence ATGACCCCCATGACGGACTCATCCACTTCCCTTTGGGCCACTCGCCTCCGCCAAAACCAAGGAATCCGGTCCCTGATGGAGGATCTAGGCCAGGTGACAGGCCATCCAGACGAAATCCTTCTCGGAGGTGGAAATCCTGCCCATATCCCGGAAGTGGAAGAAATTTTTGCCGAATGTTTTCGCATCCTCGGAGAAGATCCGTCTTTACGTTCTCTTCTCGGTGACTACCAAGCTCCTATTGGAAATGATCGTTTTCGTTCCCTCGCTGCTGAATATCTATCTCCGCATTTTGGTTCCAATCTCACGAAAGATCAAATTGCTTTTTTTAATGGCAGCCAAAATGCTTATTCCTATTTACTCAATATCCATTCAGGATATATGAAAGATGGGAGTTTCAAAAAAATCCTTCTTCCTATCGTTCCGGAATACATTGGTTATGCGGACCAGTCCATTGAAGAGAATGCTTTTTTAGCAAAAAATCCAGAAGTCATCAAAACGGGAAACCATCGATTTCGTTATGCTTTAAACAAAACAGATTTCGACCTATCTGAGGTTGGTTCTGTTGCCCTCTCTCGTCCAACGAATCCCACAGGTAATGTTTTATCCAATGCAGACATTGATTGGATGGAAGAAAGGACCAAAAAAAAATCCATTCCCCTCCTCATTGACTTAGCCTATGGAAACCCTTTCCCCAACTTAATTGGGTCAGAAGATCCTATCAATTACAATGAAGGAAGAACTCTCTCTTTAAGTTTTTCTAAAATTGGTCTACCGGGTGTACGATTAGGGATCATCATCTCAAATCCAGAAACAATCGAAATCCTTTCTTCTTATGCTGCTGTAGGCAATCTTGCAGTGGGGAACCTCGGCGTTTATATGATGGAAATCCTCTTTCAAAAGAATATCCTACCACACTTATCAAAAAACATCTTACGTCCGTTTTATGACAAAAAAAGAGAACTAGCCATTTCTATTTTTGAATCTGAATTCAAAAAACATGGTATCGACTATGAAATTCATGACCCGATGGGTGGCTTTTTCCTTTGGATCCGGTTTCCATCCCTATCTGTATCCAACCACAAACTCTATCACCTTTGTAAAGATAAACGGCTCTTTATTGTTTCAGGACATTATTTCTTTCCGGGATTAAACTCTGATTTTTCCCATACCAAAGATTGCATACGTTTGACATATTGTCGTAAGGAAGAAGAATTAGCCAGGGGAGCCCATATCCTTGCGGAAATTGTGGCCTCTCACCAGGCGAAATCCCAATGA
- a CDS encoding SDR family NAD(P)-dependent oxidoreductase: MKNAYVTGASQGIGKEFVRALAKDYNVFLISRTESDLKKVILELEPKSRGILKYFALDLTKKKDVEELAEIISKDKDAELVVNNAGFGTVGEFAALPLDKELDEVNLNIKTLVHLSHVALNRFKKNKKGYLINVASIAGYLPAPGSAIYAATKAFVKSFTESIHEEAKLHGIYVQALCPGLTHSDFHQRAGINKSKYPSFMWQDADVVVEESLDALRYNQAVCITGSFNQGAVTVSELIPRGFLRKLSGKYLKLEED; the protein is encoded by the coding sequence ATGAAAAATGCATATGTTACAGGCGCATCCCAAGGAATTGGAAAAGAATTTGTTCGAGCCCTTGCCAAAGATTATAATGTCTTTTTAATTTCCCGTACGGAATCCGATTTAAAAAAAGTAATTTTAGAATTAGAACCAAAATCTCGCGGTATCTTAAAATATTTTGCACTTGATCTTACCAAAAAGAAAGATGTAGAAGAACTTGCAGAAATTATTTCAAAAGATAAGGATGCGGAACTTGTTGTGAATAATGCTGGGTTCGGAACTGTAGGAGAGTTTGCCGCGTTACCTCTTGATAAAGAACTCGATGAAGTAAATCTAAATATCAAAACTTTGGTTCATTTAAGCCACGTTGCCCTCAATAGGTTCAAAAAAAATAAAAAAGGTTATTTGATTAACGTAGCGTCTATCGCGGGTTATTTGCCAGCACCAGGCAGTGCCATCTATGCTGCCACCAAAGCATTCGTAAAATCATTCACAGAGTCCATCCATGAAGAAGCGAAACTTCATGGAATTTATGTACAGGCACTTTGCCCTGGACTCACCCATTCTGACTTCCACCAAAGGGCAGGAATTAACAAATCCAAATATCCATCTTTTATGTGGCAAGATGCCGATGTTGTTGTTGAGGAATCATTAGATGCCCTTCGTTATAATCAAGCAGTATGTATCACAGGTTCATTCAACCAAGGTGCCGTTACTGTTTCCGAACTGATCCCACGAGGTTTTTTACGAAAGTTAAGTGGGAAATACTTAAAACTAGAAGAGGATTAG
- a CDS encoding arginine/lysine/ornithine decarboxylase, translating into MYQNGIVQFPIIIIDEDFRSENASGLGIRAIAKALEGEGIEVLGVTSYGDLTSFVQQQSRACGFILSIDDEEFTPETEGEVPDALRQLKDFVTQVRHRNADIPLFLYGETRTSRHIPNSILKELHGFIHMFEDTPEFMARAIHREVKSYLDSLPPPFFRALTQYAHDGSYSWHCPGHSGGVAFLKSPVGQMFHQFFGENMLRADVCNAVDELGQLLDHTGPISASERNAARIFQCDSLYFVTNGTSTSNKIVWHSTVAPGDVVIVDRNCHKSILHAITMTGAIPVFLMPTRNHFGIIGPIPKSEFKWENIQKKIAEHPFAKDVKGNPRILTITQSTYDGILYNVEDIKSELDGKISTLHFDEAWLPHASFHRFYKGMHAIGSDRPRPKESMIFSTQSTHKLLAGLSQASQILVQNSEKETLDRNLFNEAFLMHTSTSPQYAIIASCDVAAAMMEAPGGNALVEESIEEALDFRRAMRKVDLELEEDWWFSVWGPEALVDEGAGERDEWILKANDRWHGFGDIAEGFNMLDPIKATVITPGMSVEGEFADWGIPALILTKYLAEHGIIVEKTGLYSFFIMFTIGITKGRWNTMVTELQQFKDDYDSNQPLWRVMPKFTTTYPKYDRIGLRDLCQSMHEVYRANNISHLTTEMYLSPMIPAMKPSEAFSKMAHRDIERVPIDELEGRITSVLLTPYPPGIPLLIPGEKFNMTIIRYLQFAREFNSKFPGFETDIHGLVEEKSESGHVTYFVDCVSE; encoded by the coding sequence ATGTATCAAAACGGTATCGTACAATTTCCTATCATCATCATTGATGAAGATTTTCGTTCCGAAAATGCCAGTGGTCTTGGCATTCGAGCTATTGCAAAGGCCCTAGAAGGTGAAGGGATTGAAGTGCTGGGAGTTACCAGTTACGGAGATTTAACCAGTTTTGTACAACAACAAAGTCGGGCTTGTGGATTCATTCTTTCCATTGACGACGAAGAGTTCACTCCCGAAACAGAAGGCGAAGTTCCTGATGCGCTTCGCCAACTCAAAGATTTTGTGACGCAAGTTCGCCATAGAAACGCCGACATACCGTTGTTTCTTTATGGTGAAACAAGAACCAGTCGCCACATTCCTAATAGTATCTTAAAAGAACTCCACGGCTTCATTCATATGTTTGAAGACACTCCAGAGTTTATGGCCCGTGCCATTCACAGAGAAGTTAAGTCCTACTTAGATAGTTTGCCTCCACCATTTTTTCGGGCACTCACACAGTACGCGCATGACGGAAGTTATAGCTGGCACTGTCCTGGTCACTCCGGTGGTGTTGCGTTTTTAAAAAGTCCCGTAGGCCAAATGTTCCACCAATTTTTTGGCGAGAACATGTTACGAGCTGACGTTTGTAATGCAGTGGATGAACTAGGACAACTTCTGGATCATACAGGTCCCATTTCTGCCAGTGAAAGAAACGCAGCACGGATCTTTCAATGTGATAGTTTGTATTTTGTTACCAATGGAACATCCACTTCCAATAAAATTGTTTGGCATAGTACGGTAGCACCAGGAGACGTTGTGATTGTCGATCGTAACTGCCATAAAAGTATTCTCCATGCGATTACTATGACAGGAGCCATTCCTGTATTTCTTATGCCAACAAGGAACCATTTTGGAATCATTGGCCCTATTCCCAAATCCGAATTTAAATGGGAAAACATTCAGAAAAAAATTGCAGAACATCCATTTGCCAAAGATGTAAAAGGGAATCCAAGAATTCTTACCATAACCCAAAGTACTTATGATGGAATTCTTTATAATGTGGAAGACATCAAATCAGAGTTAGATGGCAAAATTTCAACCTTACATTTTGATGAAGCATGGCTCCCGCACGCATCTTTTCATAGATTTTACAAAGGAATGCATGCCATCGGATCTGATAGGCCTCGTCCGAAAGAAAGTATGATCTTTTCCACTCAGTCCACACATAAACTTCTAGCAGGACTCTCACAAGCAAGCCAGATCCTTGTACAAAACAGCGAAAAAGAAACCTTAGACAGAAACTTATTCAATGAAGCATTTTTAATGCATACAAGTACAAGTCCACAGTATGCCATCATTGCTTCTTGTGATGTGGCAGCTGCGATGATGGAAGCACCTGGAGGGAATGCCCTTGTAGAAGAGTCCATTGAGGAAGCACTCGATTTTCGTCGTGCCATGCGCAAAGTGGATTTAGAACTCGAAGAAGATTGGTGGTTCAGCGTTTGGGGCCCAGAAGCTCTAGTTGATGAAGGTGCCGGAGAAAGAGACGAATGGATTCTCAAAGCCAATGATCGTTGGCATGGGTTTGGTGACATTGCAGAAGGCTTCAACATGCTTGATCCCATCAAAGCAACTGTCATCACTCCTGGTATGAGTGTGGAAGGGGAATTTGCTGATTGGGGAATCCCTGCTCTTATCCTCACCAAATACTTAGCAGAACATGGAATCATCGTTGAAAAAACGGGACTTTATAGTTTCTTTATCATGTTTACGATTGGAATCACCAAAGGTCGCTGGAACACCATGGTGACCGAATTACAACAGTTTAAAGATGATTATGATTCCAACCAACCCCTCTGGCGTGTGATGCCCAAATTTACGACTACTTATCCCAAGTATGATCGAATTGGGTTACGAGATCTTTGCCAATCCATGCATGAAGTATATAGGGCGAACAATATCTCTCACCTAACAACGGAGATGTATTTGAGTCCCATGATCCCTGCCATGAAACCTTCGGAAGCTTTTTCTAAAATGGCACATAGAGACATCGAAAGAGTTCCAATTGATGAGTTAGAAGGAAGGATCACCTCTGTATTGTTAACACCATATCCTCCCGGAATTCCACTTCTGATTCCAGGAGAAAAGTTTAACATGACCATCATTCGGTATTTGCAATTTGCTCGTGAGTTTAATTCGAAGTTCCCAGGTTTTGAAACCGACATCCACGGCCTTGTGGAAGAAAAATCAGAATCAGGACACGTAACTTACTTTGTTGATTGTGTATCGGAATAA
- a CDS encoding tetratricopeptide repeat protein, with translation MGTKNSRFSLVSLPLGFLIFLLGFSLIGCDYLKSLTESKYRKRIGGELPSEKDIVNWKEKLALEGAEIEEMDKRIRKMVQKSNQSAALSWKIARAYMRAGSSDLGARYYEEAITESLPNAKQGGFEIHSYESALPFFEKAIQSGKLDKQLLYETAVAYANASKDMGWEPVRRTRAIGLFKQLSKLDKEDSRFPFQLALIYFDSSLKDEAWNGKLGSGYDEVETAFSLLDQILRKEPYNVPARFAKANFLYQIGKSNLAYDEYTRIKSILEEMKEKGNIREPLDENSSYRNVIKNLNQLGAQNKPN, from the coding sequence ATGGGCACAAAAAACAGCAGGTTTTCTTTGGTTTCCTTGCCACTTGGTTTTCTAATTTTCCTGCTAGGCTTTAGTTTGATTGGTTGTGACTATCTCAAGTCACTGACCGAATCCAAATACCGCAAACGCATTGGGGGAGAACTCCCCTCTGAGAAAGACATTGTGAATTGGAAAGAAAAATTGGCTTTGGAAGGGGCTGAAATTGAAGAGATGGACAAACGGATCCGAAAAATGGTTCAGAAGTCCAACCAATCGGCAGCACTTTCTTGGAAAATTGCCCGGGCTTATATGAGAGCTGGTTCTTCTGATTTGGGCGCACGTTATTATGAAGAAGCCATTACGGAAAGTCTTCCCAACGCCAAACAAGGTGGATTTGAAATTCATTCTTACGAATCAGCTTTGCCTTTTTTTGAAAAAGCCATTCAGTCAGGGAAGTTAGACAAACAGTTGTTATATGAAACGGCAGTTGCCTATGCCAATGCATCGAAAGATATGGGTTGGGAACCCGTTCGTCGAACTCGAGCCATTGGTTTATTCAAACAACTTTCCAAATTGGACAAAGAAGATTCTCGATTTCCTTTTCAGTTGGCTCTCATTTATTTTGATTCATCTCTAAAGGATGAGGCGTGGAATGGAAAACTTGGAAGTGGGTATGATGAAGTGGAAACAGCCTTCTCCCTTCTGGATCAAATCTTACGGAAAGAACCATACAACGTTCCCGCTCGTTTCGCTAAGGCAAATTTTTTATACCAAATAGGTAAATCGAATTTAGCCTATGATGAATACACTCGGATCAAATCGATTTTAGAAGAGATGAAAGAAAAAGGAAACATCCGCGAACCCTTAGATGAAAACTCATCTTATCGTAATGTCATCAAAAACTTAAATCAATTAGGGGCCCAAAATAAGCCAAACTGA